Proteins co-encoded in one Bemisia tabaci chromosome 9, PGI_BMITA_v3 genomic window:
- the LOC109039082 gene encoding LOW QUALITY PROTEIN: clavesin-1 (The sequence of the model RefSeq protein was modified relative to this genomic sequence to represent the inferred CDS: inserted 1 base in 1 codon), with the protein MGVEKIELGENEISQEDKAACLLREELRLVAKTELREDDAIRTHALRQMRDWISKHPDIEYCRTDAPFLLRFLRTKKFCMPLAQEMLERYLTIRQIYPHWFSRFDVLDPTLSAILDSGYLIPLPERDEYGRCVLLACIGKFDPHKYTSADMARVHSMVVELLMDDPENQVRGYTYVNDDSGLSMSHVTLWSLNDLRSIIRCIQNSTPMRHKATHFFNVPNFANKVFDFVVSLMNEKLKNRVTFHSNVDDMKRVIDPKILPREYGGEIPTADLISRLKKQLLEXAEELLALDKMKINVRNKKMEFEVNDMAGSFRKLEVD; encoded by the exons ATGGGTGTGGAGAAGATCGAGTTGGGAGAGAACGAGATCTCGCAGGAGGACAAAGCGGCCTGCCTGCTGCGGGAGGAGCTGCGGCTCGTGGCCAAGACGGAACTCAGGGAGGATGACGCAATCCGGACGCACGCCCTCAGACAGATGCGAGACTGGATCTCCAAACACCCAGACATCGAGTACTGCCGCACTG ACGCCCCATTCCTGCTGCGATTCTTGAGGACGAAGAAGTTCTGCATGCCGCTGGCCCAAGAGATGCTGGAGCGGTACCTGACGATCCGACAGATCTACCCGCACTGGTTCAGCCGATTCGACGTCCTTGACCCCACTCTGTCCGCCATTCTCGATAGCGG GTACCTGATTCCTCTTCCAGAACGAGACGAATATGGAAGGTGCGTTCTTTTGGCATGCATCGGAAAGTTTGACCCTCACAAATATACTTCAGCGGACATGGCACGAGTACACAGCATGGTTGTAGAATTACTCATGGACGATCCAGAAAACCAAGTCAGAG GGTATACATATGTTAATGACGACTCAGGTTTATCAATGTCTCACGTTACCTTATGGAGCCTCAATGATCTTAGAAGCATTATCCGGTGTATACAG aattccaCGCCCATGAGGCATAAGGCTACTCATTTCTTCAATGTACCAAATTTTGCAAACAAAGTATTCGATTTTGTCGTAAGTCTCATGAACGAAAAACTAAAGAACCGGGTCACG TTCCACTCAAACGTAGACGATATGAAGCGAGTAATTGACCCGAAGATCCTTCCCCGGGAGTACGGTGGAGAAATTCCCACTGCAGATTTGATCT CGCGATTGAAGAAGCAACTGTTGG AAGCGGAGGAACTACTGGCGCTGGACAAGATGAAGATCAACGTTAGGAATAAGAAGATGGAGTTCGAGGTGAACGATATGGCCGGCTCCTTCCGCAAACTTGAGGTCGACTGA